In Eriocheir sinensis breed Jianghai 21 chromosome 64, ASM2467909v1, whole genome shotgun sequence, one DNA window encodes the following:
- the LOC126987336 gene encoding gastrula zinc finger protein xLCGF3.1-like: MRASLLTKAKSVRKDMQGRMTSTNTPTHSGVRPHESRECGKRFSNRSNPKHHTLTHTGARNHECEVCGKCFSQKGHLNTHTLTHTSARNHECEVCGKCFSLKDTLKKHTLTHTGERNHECEVCGKCFSRKDTLKLHTLTHTGARNHECEVCGKCFSRKGTLKLHTLTHTGERNHECEVCGKCFSRKGNLKLHTLTHTGERNHECEICGKCFTEKGTLKLHTLTHTGERNHECEICGKCFTEKGTLKKHTLTHTGEKNYKCEVCGKCFSRKGTFKLHLVTHTDARSHECEVCGKRFKLKSILDRHVFRHSGHKGFKCDVCGKRFMTKGEIVRHMKVHFS; this comes from the coding sequence atgagagcaagtttactgaccaaagccaagagtgtgagaaaagacatgcagggaaggatgacctcaacaaatacacccacacactctggtgtaagacctcatgaaagtcgggagtgtggcaaaaggtttagtaataggagtaaccccaaacatcacacccttacacacactggtgcaagaaaccatgagtgtgaagtttgtgggaaatgtttcagtcagaagggtcacctcaacacacacacccttacacacaccagtgcaagaaatcatgagtgtgaagtttgtgggaaatgtttcagtctgaaggataccctcaagaaacacacccttacacacactggtgaaagaaatcatgagtgtgaagtttgtggaaaatgtttcagtcggaaggatactctcaaattacacactcttacacacactggtgcaagaaatcatgagtgtgaagtttgtggaaaatgtttcagtcggaagggtaccctcaaattacacactcttacacacactggtgaaagaaatcatgagtgtgaagtttgtggaaaatgtttcagtcggaagggtaacctcaaattacacactcttacacacactggtgaaagaaatcatgagtgtgaaatctgtggaaaatgtttcactgagaagggtaccctcaaattacacactcttacacacactggtgaaagaaatcatgagtgtgaaatctgtggaaaatgtttcactgagaagggtaccctcaagaaacacacccttacacacactggtgaaaaaaattataagtgtgaagtttgtgggaaatgtttcagtcggaagggtaccttcaaattacaccttgttacacacactgatgcaagaagtcatgagtgtgaagtttgtgggaaaaggttcaaactgaagagtatattggacaggcacgtcttcagacactctggtcataaagggttcaagtgcgatgtttgtgggaaacgtttcatgactaagggtgagattgtcaggcacatgaaggtccacttctcctga